The following are encoded together in the Streptomyces sp. NBC_01465 genome:
- a CDS encoding methyltransferase, giving the protein MNRLTTSWGDFALTRFPEDPRNQLRAWDAADEYLLNHLAELGLDPDAGSVVVVGDRWGALVTALGERRPVQITDSFLGQQATRANLARAGVEDGAVRLLTTRDAVPERIDVLVVRVPKSLALLEDQLHRLAPALHADTVVVGGGMVKEIHTSTLKLFEQIVGPTRTSLAVKKARLIFATPDPGIARSGSPWPRQYVLDGDSGDGAGLTAVNHAGIFCAERLDIGTRFLLKHLPRRSGSERVLDLGCGNGIVGTAAAALNPDAEVVFVDESFPAVVSAEETFRANLGAERKAEFLVGDGTVSIPGGSIDLVLNNPPFHTHQSITDQTARRMFSGSKAVLRNGGELLVVGNRHLGYHQMLRRVFGNCQVVAGDPKFVVLRAVKRG; this is encoded by the coding sequence ATGAACCGTTTGACGACCTCATGGGGCGACTTCGCCCTCACCCGTTTCCCCGAGGACCCCCGCAATCAGCTGCGGGCGTGGGATGCCGCCGACGAGTACCTGCTGAACCATCTCGCGGAGCTCGGACTCGACCCGGACGCCGGGTCGGTCGTCGTGGTGGGTGACCGGTGGGGAGCGCTTGTCACAGCGCTGGGCGAGCGGCGGCCCGTGCAGATCACCGACTCCTTCCTCGGGCAGCAGGCGACCCGGGCGAATCTGGCGCGTGCCGGGGTCGAGGACGGGGCCGTGCGGCTGCTGACGACGCGGGATGCTGTGCCGGAGCGGATCGACGTGCTCGTCGTACGCGTACCGAAGAGCCTGGCGCTCCTGGAGGACCAGCTGCACCGGCTGGCGCCCGCGCTGCACGCGGACACCGTGGTCGTCGGCGGCGGGATGGTCAAGGAGATCCACACCTCGACGCTGAAGCTCTTCGAGCAGATCGTGGGGCCGACGCGGACCTCGCTCGCCGTGAAGAAGGCTCGGCTGATCTTCGCGACCCCGGATCCTGGGATCGCCCGGAGCGGGAGCCCCTGGCCTCGTCAGTACGTACTCGACGGGGATTCCGGGGACGGTGCGGGGCTCACGGCCGTCAACCACGCGGGGATCTTCTGCGCCGAGCGGCTCGACATCGGGACGCGGTTCCTGCTGAAGCATCTGCCGCGGAGGAGCGGGAGCGAGCGGGTGCTCGATCTGGGGTGCGGGAACGGGATCGTGGGGACGGCGGCCGCTGCCCTCAATCCGGACGCCGAGGTGGTGTTCGTGGACGAGTCGTTCCCGGCCGTCGTCTCCGCCGAGGAGACCTTCCGGGCGAACCTCGGGGCCGAGCGCAAGGCGGAGTTCCTCGTCGGGGACGGGACGGTGTCGATTCCGGGTGGGTCGATCGATCTCGTACTGAACAATCCGCCCTTCCACACCCATCAGTCGATCACCGATCAGACCGCGCGGCGGATGTTCAGCGGGTCGAAGGCCGTGCTGCGGAACGGCGGCGAGCTTCTGGTCGTCGGCAATCGCCATCTGGGGTACCACCAGATGCTGCGGCGGGTCTTCGGCAACTGCCAAGTCGTCGCCGGGGACCCGAAGTTCGTGGTGCTGCGGGCCGTCAAACGGGGCTGA
- a CDS encoding MarR family transcriptional regulator, with amino-acid sequence MVNHEPEMEIVHLLRAVTVEFGVLQGEFAAGHGMHPTDVRALICLLDAGRAGTDATAGWLGAQLGLNSAGTTSVIDRLVRLGHVVRVRDERDRRRVLLGVDERALELGWAFFGPLIDRTVDLLQGFDDTEVATVRRFLLGMREATTAKP; translated from the coding sequence ATGGTCAACCACGAACCCGAGATGGAGATCGTCCACCTGCTGCGGGCCGTGACGGTCGAATTCGGCGTGCTGCAGGGCGAGTTCGCCGCCGGACACGGGATGCACCCGACGGACGTACGGGCCCTGATCTGCCTGCTCGACGCCGGCCGCGCGGGCACGGACGCGACCGCCGGGTGGCTGGGCGCGCAGCTCGGGCTGAACTCGGCGGGAACCACCTCGGTCATCGACCGGCTGGTACGGCTCGGCCATGTCGTGCGCGTACGCGACGAGCGGGACCGGCGGCGCGTACTGCTCGGCGTCGACGAGCGGGCGCTGGAGCTGGGCTGGGCCTTCTTCGGTCCGCTGATCGACAGGACGGTGGACCTGCTGCAGGGCTTCGACGACACGGAGGTCGCCACGGTCCGGCGCTTTCTGCTCGGGATGCGGGAGGCGACCACGGCGAAACCGTGA
- a CDS encoding DUF2252 domain-containing protein — protein MTDSGREARKLVPRSSQGTWQAPKGRPDPVAILEAQAATRVEELVPIRYGRMAASDFAFLRGAPAIMAADLASTPNTGLTVQLCGDAHLSNFGFFASPERALLFDLNDFDETLPGPFEWDVKRLAASIAVASRQNGHTESAARDAAQSAAHAYREHMRDLAGRGELDVWYERVDTEDLLPTIRKRNRAQAQQMLAKARTRTSLHALRKLTEEGPDGTPRIKQEPPLLQPINKSDLGLVHDAFENYLRSMSEERRQLLDRFRLVDAAMKVVGVGSVGTRCFVVLLAGKTRDDPLMLQIKEAEKSVLAAHLTPARHPHQGERVVAGQRLLQAANDIFLGWATGPAGRFFYWRQLRDMKGSVEIESLDAKMLFRYAEICGRTLARAHARSGSRTEIAAYLGRSDSFDRAIASWSIAYAAQTSTDHAALLTAIEQGRVKAVTDV, from the coding sequence ATGACGGACTCCGGTCGCGAGGCACGCAAGCTCGTCCCGCGCTCCTCCCAGGGCACCTGGCAGGCACCGAAGGGCCGCCCCGACCCGGTGGCGATCCTGGAGGCCCAGGCCGCGACCAGGGTCGAGGAACTGGTCCCGATCCGCTACGGACGGATGGCGGCGTCCGACTTCGCCTTCCTGCGCGGAGCCCCCGCGATCATGGCCGCCGACCTGGCCTCCACCCCGAACACCGGGCTGACGGTCCAGCTGTGCGGCGACGCGCACCTGTCGAACTTCGGCTTCTTCGCCTCGCCGGAGCGCGCCCTCCTCTTCGACCTGAACGACTTCGACGAGACGCTGCCGGGCCCCTTCGAGTGGGACGTAAAACGCCTGGCCGCCAGCATCGCCGTTGCATCCCGCCAGAACGGCCACACGGAATCAGCAGCCCGCGACGCAGCCCAATCAGCCGCCCACGCCTACCGAGAGCACATGCGCGACCTGGCAGGCCGAGGCGAACTGGACGTCTGGTACGAGCGCGTGGACACAGAGGACCTGCTCCCCACCATCCGGAAGCGCAACCGCGCGCAGGCACAACAGATGCTGGCGAAGGCCCGCACCCGCACCAGCCTGCACGCACTCCGCAAGCTCACGGAGGAAGGCCCGGACGGCACCCCGCGCATCAAACAGGAGCCCCCGCTCCTGCAACCGATCAACAAGAGCGACCTGGGCCTGGTCCACGACGCATTCGAGAACTACCTGCGGAGCATGTCGGAGGAGCGCCGCCAACTCCTCGACCGCTTCCGCCTGGTCGACGCGGCGATGAAGGTGGTCGGCGTAGGCAGCGTAGGCACACGCTGCTTCGTCGTACTCCTGGCCGGCAAGACGCGGGACGACCCGCTGATGCTCCAGATCAAAGAGGCCGAAAAATCGGTCCTAGCCGCACACCTGACCCCAGCCCGCCACCCCCACCAGGGCGAACGCGTCGTAGCCGGCCAACGCCTGCTCCAAGCAGCCAACGACATCTTCCTCGGCTGGGCCACAGGCCCCGCGGGCCGCTTCTTCTACTGGCGCCAACTCCGCGACATGAAGGGCTCGGTGGAGATCGAGAGCCTGGACGCGAAGATGCTCTTCCGCTACGCCGAGATCTGCGGCCGCACCCTGGCCCGCGCCCACGCCCGCTCGGGCTCACGTACGGAGATCGCCGCCTACCTGGGCCGCAGCGACAGCTTCGACCGAGCGATCGCCTCCTGGTCGATCGCCTACGCGGCCCAGACCAGCACAGACCACGCGGCCCTGCTCACAGCGATCGAGCAGGGCCGCGTCAAGGCCGTCACCGACGTCTGA
- a CDS encoding alpha/beta fold hydrolase has product MANDPFLQAYDAVLAQWPEDTAPTTVPTPYGATRVNSCGPRDAPPLLLLPGGGGATSTAWFATAAALGRTHRVHAADLVGEPGRTVPGATPLKTPADLMAWLDALLDGLGLDSVSLCGHSYGGWIALRYALHAPARTDRLVLLDPTQCFTGFRPGYLLRALPMLLRPTSGNTRAFLTWETAGAGLDPAWLRLQALAPDFPSARPVTGPRPTPAELRTLKAPTLLLLAGRSRAHDIRKAEAAAKSLLPHVETAVLADASHHSLPHSAPRELGVRMREFLLAGS; this is encoded by the coding sequence ATGGCGAACGATCCATTCCTTCAGGCGTACGACGCGGTGCTCGCGCAGTGGCCCGAAGACACCGCGCCCACCACGGTCCCCACTCCCTACGGCGCCACCCGGGTCAACAGCTGCGGCCCGCGCGACGCCCCGCCGCTGCTTCTCCTGCCCGGCGGGGGAGGAGCCACCTCCACCGCCTGGTTCGCCACGGCGGCCGCCCTCGGCCGCACCCACCGGGTGCACGCCGCCGACCTCGTCGGCGAACCCGGCCGTACCGTCCCGGGCGCCACCCCCCTCAAGACGCCGGCCGATCTGATGGCCTGGCTCGACGCGCTCCTCGACGGTCTCGGCCTCGACTCCGTCTCCCTGTGCGGCCATTCGTACGGAGGCTGGATCGCCCTCCGGTACGCCCTCCACGCACCCGCCCGCACCGACCGGCTCGTCCTCCTGGACCCGACCCAGTGCTTCACCGGCTTCCGGCCCGGCTACCTCCTGCGCGCGCTCCCGATGCTCCTGCGGCCCACCTCCGGGAACACCCGCGCCTTCCTCACCTGGGAGACCGCAGGCGCCGGCCTCGATCCGGCCTGGCTCCGCCTCCAGGCCCTCGCCCCGGACTTCCCCTCCGCCCGACCGGTCACCGGCCCCCGCCCCACCCCCGCGGAGCTCCGCACGCTCAAGGCGCCGACCCTGCTCCTTCTCGCCGGACGCAGCAGGGCACACGACATCCGCAAGGCCGAGGCCGCCGCGAAGTCCCTGCTGCCGCACGTCGAGACCGCGGTCCTCGCGGATGCCTCGCACCACTCGCTGCCGCACTCCGCTCCCCGTGAACTCGGCGTCAGGATGCGGGAGTTCCTCCTCGCCGGCTCATGA
- a CDS encoding leucine-rich repeat domain-containing protein, producing the protein MHLLELIDEAVADGREVFKPLVELSPSERRQVVTLPSAIARLTEVKQFVLYGSNVTRVPPEIGMMKSLEEFSPYTSRRLHWFPYEITRCAKLRQSTVSTRALYGNFKYRPPFPLVDHSQELCGEVPIASCSVCDGPVEARRLQRAWISLGVATDVLPLLVNACSAECIGALPTPAEGYVAVPHHGRPGLRQPPPRH; encoded by the coding sequence GTGCACCTGCTGGAGCTGATCGACGAAGCCGTGGCCGATGGCCGGGAGGTGTTCAAGCCGCTGGTCGAGCTGAGCCCGAGTGAGCGGCGCCAGGTCGTCACGCTTCCGTCGGCCATCGCCAGGCTGACCGAGGTCAAACAGTTCGTTCTGTACGGCAGCAATGTGACGCGAGTTCCACCCGAGATCGGGATGATGAAGAGCCTGGAGGAATTCAGCCCGTACACCTCACGTCGGCTGCACTGGTTCCCGTACGAAATCACCCGGTGCGCCAAGCTGCGCCAGAGCACTGTGAGTACGCGTGCCCTGTACGGCAACTTCAAGTACCGACCGCCCTTTCCTCTCGTCGACCACAGCCAAGAGCTCTGCGGGGAGGTTCCGATCGCGAGTTGCAGCGTCTGCGACGGTCCGGTGGAGGCCCGCCGTCTCCAGCGGGCGTGGATATCGCTCGGGGTCGCGACCGACGTACTGCCGCTGCTCGTCAACGCGTGCTCGGCGGAGTGCATCGGCGCGCTCCCTACCCCTGCGGAGGGCTACGTCGCCGTACCGCACCACGGTCGGCCGGGACTGAGACAGCCTCCCCCACGCCACTAG
- a CDS encoding TOPRIM nucleotidyl transferase/hydrolase domain-containing protein: MDQTTRFTRAAVAWAAGGADAPAAATAAQELAATEALRTVVLVEGVSDCAAVEALAVRHDRNLAEEGVAVVPLGGATSIARFLALIGPGGLDLALAGLCDAGEEPYFRRALTEAGADPTGFYVCDADLEDELIRALGPAEVEQVIAIEGELRQLRTFQKQPAQRGRTPEQQLRRFMGTHSGRKAQYARALVEALPLTRVPRPLDALLAYV, from the coding sequence ATGGATCAGACAACCCGTTTCACCAGAGCGGCGGTTGCCTGGGCCGCGGGAGGCGCGGACGCCCCGGCGGCCGCGACGGCGGCACAGGAACTGGCCGCCACCGAGGCCCTGCGTACGGTCGTGCTCGTCGAGGGCGTCAGCGACTGCGCGGCGGTGGAGGCACTGGCCGTACGCCACGACCGGAACCTCGCCGAGGAGGGCGTCGCCGTCGTCCCGCTCGGCGGCGCGACGAGCATCGCCCGCTTCCTGGCGCTGATCGGCCCCGGCGGCCTGGACCTCGCACTGGCGGGCCTCTGCGACGCGGGGGAGGAGCCCTACTTCCGCCGCGCCCTGACCGAAGCCGGAGCGGACCCGACCGGTTTCTACGTCTGCGACGCGGACCTGGAGGACGAACTGATCCGGGCCCTGGGCCCCGCCGAGGTCGAGCAAGTCATCGCGATCGAGGGCGAGTTGCGCCAGCTCCGTACCTTCCAGAAGCAACCCGCGCAGCGCGGCCGCACCCCCGAACAGCAACTCCGCCGCTTCATGGGCACCCATAGCGGCCGCAAGGCGCAGTACGCCCGCGCCCTGGTCGAAGCCCTGCCCCTCACCCGCGTCCCCCGCCCCCTGGACGCCCTGCTCGCCTACGTCTGA
- a CDS encoding SPFH domain-containing protein: protein MFFWHVPAPNEALLISGSKRRADSTQFRIVTGHGSLVLPVKQKARVLSLALREAEITEDCVTQQGIRLNVRAVIVFKVGDDAVSIANAARRFLTEQHRMEELVGRIFAGHLRSIVGGLTVEQIIRERDRVSQEVKEGSHTEMEKLGIVVDALQIQEIADATGYISNLAAPHAAAVASQARIAQARADQEATEREQQAEALKAEYARDTAIKRAGFLAQTEQSNAVAAQAGPLAQARATQQVTEEQTALAARQAELAAQRLEAEVRRPADAEAYRKRTLAEAERDRAKYAADGEAYTQRTIAQAQADAYAVVAASLRDGNQQLIAANRVVENLPALADAAARGISGSTLTVLNGSEGVNEMAAGIVGQGLAILDTLRKGAAPAPASAPGDTGARANGAPAVTS, encoded by the coding sequence ATGTTTTTCTGGCATGTTCCTGCACCCAACGAAGCGCTCCTCATCTCCGGATCGAAGCGGCGGGCGGACTCCACGCAGTTCCGTATCGTCACCGGGCACGGCAGTCTCGTCCTGCCCGTGAAGCAGAAGGCCCGCGTGCTGTCGCTCGCGCTGCGCGAGGCCGAGATCACCGAGGACTGTGTGACGCAGCAGGGGATCCGGCTCAATGTGCGGGCCGTCATCGTCTTCAAGGTCGGTGACGACGCCGTCTCCATCGCCAACGCGGCCCGGCGCTTCCTCACCGAACAGCACCGGATGGAAGAGCTGGTGGGGCGGATCTTCGCCGGTCATCTCCGGTCCATCGTGGGCGGGTTGACCGTCGAGCAGATCATCCGCGAGCGTGACCGGGTCTCCCAGGAGGTGAAGGAGGGCAGCCACACGGAGATGGAGAAGCTGGGGATCGTGGTCGACGCCCTGCAGATCCAGGAGATCGCGGACGCGACCGGCTACATCAGCAATCTCGCCGCCCCGCATGCCGCCGCCGTCGCCAGTCAGGCGCGGATCGCGCAGGCCCGCGCCGACCAGGAGGCGACCGAGCGCGAGCAGCAGGCGGAGGCGCTGAAGGCGGAGTACGCGCGGGACACCGCGATCAAGCGGGCGGGGTTCCTCGCGCAGACCGAGCAGTCCAACGCCGTTGCCGCGCAGGCCGGTCCGCTGGCCCAGGCGCGGGCGACGCAGCAGGTCACGGAGGAGCAGACCGCGCTCGCGGCCCGGCAGGCGGAGCTCGCGGCGCAGCGGCTCGAGGCGGAGGTACGACGGCCGGCCGACGCGGAGGCGTACCGGAAGCGGACGCTCGCCGAGGCGGAGCGGGACCGGGCGAAGTACGCGGCGGACGGGGAGGCGTACACGCAGCGGACGATCGCCCAGGCGCAGGCCGATGCGTACGCCGTCGTCGCGGCCTCTCTGCGCGACGGGAACCAGCAACTGATCGCCGCCAACCGGGTCGTGGAGAATCTGCCGGCGCTGGCCGATGCGGCGGCGCGCGGGATCTCGGGGTCGACGCTGACCGTGCTCAACGGTTCGGAGGGGGTCAACGAGATGGCTGCGGGGATCGTCGGGCAGGGGCTGGCGATTCTGGACACACTGAGGAAGGGTGCTGCGCCGGCTCCCGCTTCGGCTCCTGGTGACACGGGTGCGCGTGCGAACGGGGCTCCTGCTGTGACGTCGTAG
- a CDS encoding ferredoxin — translation MTLSFDPVALLGDAREVFQGQWSERKWLNVPGPFYGAETDNCGTGRLHAPALVLYEAEYFAEYVYRQPRTREQLQYLVDAAEADPFSGYGCDGDDHWTPATVREWWRDRARIQEYLAHWRGEWEADDEKSGQGTAAAVRDYAAYIDGELAAHLQTYLFWLDERRAPTRTDRLPQL, via the coding sequence ATGACGCTCAGCTTCGATCCGGTGGCCCTGCTCGGCGACGCGCGCGAGGTCTTTCAAGGCCAGTGGAGTGAACGGAAATGGCTCAATGTGCCTGGACCGTTCTACGGCGCCGAGACTGACAACTGCGGCACCGGTCGACTCCATGCACCAGCACTGGTGCTCTATGAAGCCGAATACTTCGCTGAGTACGTCTATCGCCAGCCTCGGACGCGGGAGCAGCTCCAGTACCTGGTCGACGCTGCCGAGGCGGATCCCTTCTCCGGATACGGCTGTGATGGCGACGACCACTGGACGCCGGCAACCGTGCGGGAATGGTGGCGCGACAGAGCACGGATCCAGGAGTACCTGGCGCATTGGCGTGGCGAATGGGAGGCCGATGACGAAAAGTCCGGACAGGGTACGGCCGCCGCTGTGCGTGATTACGCGGCTTACATCGATGGCGAGTTGGCCGCCCATCTGCAGACCTATCTCTTCTGGCTCGACGAGCGGCGTGCCCCGACACGCACGGACCGCCTGCCGCAGCTCTGA
- a CDS encoding Gfo/Idh/MocA family protein, whose product MTSTPLRIGLLGTGPWAARTHAPALADHPSVTFSGVWGRRPEAAAELAAAHSTTAYDDVDALFAASDAVAVALPPDIQAPLAVRAAAAGCHLLLDKPVATTVDGARAVADAAEKAGVASVVFCTIRFASGPVAWIDQQAAAGGWFTASAQWLGALFSAGADSPYAASPWRKEKGGLWDVGPHALSVLLPVLGDVTRVTAAAGPADTVHLVLRHTSGASSTATLGLSAPPAAAGMRVELRGEHGVVTLPEWDGAREPFAAAVDALLDSVRTGQPHPCDVRFGLRLTEILAEAELTMDSDA is encoded by the coding sequence ATGACATCGACACCGCTCCGCATCGGACTCCTCGGCACGGGCCCCTGGGCCGCCCGCACCCACGCCCCCGCCCTCGCCGACCACCCCTCTGTCACCTTCAGCGGCGTATGGGGCCGGCGCCCCGAGGCGGCCGCCGAGCTCGCCGCCGCGCACTCCACCACCGCGTACGACGACGTGGACGCCCTCTTCGCGGCGAGCGACGCGGTCGCCGTGGCCCTCCCGCCGGACATCCAGGCGCCGCTCGCCGTACGGGCCGCGGCCGCCGGATGCCACCTCCTCCTCGACAAGCCGGTCGCGACGACCGTCGACGGGGCGCGGGCGGTGGCGGACGCGGCGGAGAAGGCCGGGGTCGCCTCGGTCGTCTTCTGCACGATCCGCTTCGCGTCGGGCCCGGTCGCATGGATCGACCAACAGGCCGCCGCGGGCGGCTGGTTCACCGCCTCCGCGCAGTGGCTGGGCGCGCTGTTCTCGGCGGGCGCGGACAGCCCGTACGCCGCATCGCCCTGGCGCAAGGAGAAGGGCGGGCTGTGGGACGTGGGCCCGCACGCTCTGTCCGTACTGCTCCCCGTACTCGGCGATGTCACCCGCGTGACGGCCGCGGCCGGCCCCGCCGACACGGTCCACCTCGTCCTGCGCCACACCTCCGGCGCGTCCAGCACGGCGACCCTCGGACTGAGCGCGCCGCCCGCCGCCGCCGGCATGCGCGTGGAGCTGCGCGGCGAGCACGGGGTCGTGACCCTGCCGGAGTGGGACGGGGCGCGCGAGCCCTTCGCGGCGGCGGTGGACGCGCTGCTCGACTCCGTACGGACCGGGCAGCCGCATCCGTGCGACGTGCGCTTCGGGCTGCGGCTGACGGAGATCCTCGCGGAGGCAGAATTGACCATGGATTCCGACGCCTGA
- a CDS encoding arsenate reductase family protein yields MEIWLNPACSKCRSAVNLLDAEGASYTVRRYLEDVPTEDEIRAVLARLGLEPWDITRTQEAEAKELGVKEWARDEAARGKWVAALAAHPKLIQRPIITADDGTAVVGRTDEAVREAMGRS; encoded by the coding sequence ATGGAGATCTGGCTCAACCCTGCTTGTTCCAAGTGCCGCAGCGCAGTAAATCTGCTGGACGCGGAGGGCGCTTCGTACACCGTCCGCCGCTATCTGGAGGACGTACCGACGGAGGACGAGATCCGGGCCGTCCTCGCCCGGCTCGGCCTCGAACCGTGGGACATCACCCGCACCCAGGAGGCCGAGGCCAAGGAGCTCGGGGTGAAGGAGTGGGCGCGCGACGAGGCGGCGCGCGGGAAGTGGGTCGCGGCGCTGGCGGCGCATCCGAAGCTGATCCAGCGGCCGATCATCACGGCCGACGACGGGACCGCCGTGGTGGGACGGACGGATGAGGCGGTACGGGAGGCGATGGGGCGGTCATGA
- a CDS encoding YhjD/YihY/BrkB family envelope integrity protein — protein sequence MSALSSSVQAVTALWNRMPFVGRVASQLTVVNIFDCATRLAAQAFLSAIPVLFVIGAFAPQAVRDQLVESLRTVMGLGGATLDQVQGVLTADSGNVKDASGAVGVLVTLASATACSRALQRVCERSWHMRSAGLKVVMWRWVAWLVVLLVALIAQGALHDAFGAGALLGIPVSLVASVMLWWWTQHLLLGGRVRWLPLLPGALITGIAVVALTWGSRLYVPRTLERSVDQFGPLGAVFTLLSWLIVFFACITVGIALGYVVAHEQPFDRWLRTSAATGRTDPADDADLAEESAQRP from the coding sequence ATGAGTGCCCTCTCCTCCTCCGTCCAGGCCGTCACCGCCCTGTGGAACCGGATGCCGTTCGTCGGGCGGGTGGCAAGTCAGCTCACCGTCGTGAACATCTTCGACTGCGCGACCCGGCTCGCCGCGCAGGCCTTCCTCTCTGCGATCCCGGTGCTCTTCGTCATCGGCGCCTTTGCACCACAGGCCGTACGGGACCAGCTCGTCGAGTCGCTGCGCACGGTGATGGGGCTCGGCGGCGCGACGCTGGACCAGGTGCAGGGGGTGCTGACGGCCGACAGCGGCAACGTCAAGGACGCCTCGGGCGCGGTCGGTGTGCTGGTGACGCTGGCGTCGGCGACGGCGTGCAGCCGGGCGCTGCAGCGGGTCTGTGAACGGTCCTGGCACATGCGGTCAGCCGGGCTGAAGGTGGTGATGTGGCGCTGGGTGGCCTGGCTGGTGGTGCTGCTGGTGGCGCTGATCGCCCAGGGTGCACTGCACGACGCTTTCGGTGCGGGTGCGCTGCTCGGTATTCCGGTGTCGCTCGTGGCGAGCGTGATGCTGTGGTGGTGGACGCAGCATCTGCTGCTCGGCGGGCGGGTGCGGTGGCTGCCGCTGCTGCCGGGGGCGCTGATCACGGGGATCGCGGTGGTGGCGCTGACCTGGGGGTCGCGGCTGTACGTACCGCGCACGCTGGAGCGCAGTGTGGATCAATTCGGGCCGCTGGGTGCGGTGTTCACGCTGCTGTCGTGGCTGATCGTGTTCTTCGCCTGCATCACGGTGGGGATCGCGCTGGGGTACGTCGTCGCGCACGAGCAGCCGTTCGACCGGTGGCTGCGGACTTCTGCGGCCACCGGTCGAACGGATCCTGCGGATGATGCGGATCTTGCGGAGGAGTCGGCTCAGCGGCCGTAG
- a CDS encoding carboxymuconolactone decarboxylase family protein, with product MTTTQQVKPASRINFAKAAPKAFRALIGFDAAARDGLDPALVELIQIRSSQLNHCAYCLHMHTNDARKAGESEDRLHMTQVWHEAPHFFTEKERAALALTEAVTLIADGGVPDEVYAQAAAHFEEQELAQVLALIFTINTWNRLALATGKVAGTDER from the coding sequence ATGACGACAACACAGCAGGTCAAGCCCGCTTCCCGCATCAACTTCGCCAAGGCCGCCCCCAAGGCGTTCCGCGCCCTCATCGGCTTCGACGCGGCGGCCCGCGACGGCCTGGACCCGGCGCTGGTGGAGCTGATCCAGATCCGCTCCTCGCAGCTCAACCATTGCGCCTACTGCCTGCACATGCACACCAACGACGCCCGCAAGGCGGGGGAGAGCGAGGACCGCCTGCACATGACGCAGGTGTGGCACGAGGCCCCGCACTTCTTCACGGAGAAGGAGCGCGCGGCCCTCGCGCTCACCGAGGCGGTCACCCTGATCGCGGACGGCGGCGTTCCGGACGAGGTCTACGCACAGGCCGCCGCCCACTTCGAGGAGCAGGAGCTCGCCCAGGTGCTGGCCCTGATCTTCACGATCAACACCTGGAACCGGCTCGCCCTGGCGACGGGCAAGGTCGCCGGCACGGACGAGCGCTGA
- a CDS encoding nuclear transport factor 2 family protein — protein MSVSVFETAVARYFEAWNAKGAENIAKAVAAAWTEDGSYTDPLAEVTGQEGVAAVIAGAQEQFPGFEFRQLGAVDGHHGIARFGWELVSVADGSAPVAGFDVITLAEDGRIRTVHGFLDRVPAV, from the coding sequence ATGTCCGTTTCCGTTTTCGAAACCGCTGTCGCCCGCTACTTCGAGGCCTGGAACGCCAAGGGCGCCGAGAACATCGCCAAGGCCGTCGCCGCCGCCTGGACCGAGGACGGCAGCTACACCGACCCGCTCGCCGAGGTCACCGGCCAGGAAGGAGTCGCCGCCGTGATCGCCGGGGCGCAGGAGCAGTTCCCCGGATTTGAGTTCCGGCAGCTCGGGGCTGTCGACGGACATCACGGCATCGCCCGCTTCGGGTGGGAGCTGGTGTCCGTCGCGGACGGGTCCGCGCCCGTCGCCGGGTTCGATGTGATCACGCTCGCCGAGGACGGTCGCATCCGTACGGTGCACGGATTCCTGGACCGGGTGCCCGCCGTCTGA